TGCGAGACGATCGATGCCGTCCGTCGTTCAAAGCGGCGCAGTTGGCTTGGAGAGCGCTTCCAGCAATGGCAAGAGGCGAGACGAGACGTTCATGCCGCGGATATCACGGATCTTGATCAAGCGCTAGAGAGCCTCGACGACAGCGAGCGCCGGCTTCTCTCCCGTCACTATCTCGAAGGCTGGTCCCAAGAGGAGATCGCCTCCGAGCAATCCACTAGCACCAAGGCCGTGGAGTCCAAGCTAGCCCGACTTCGGCGCAGACTTCGCGGTGAACTGGAGAACCTCAACACCTGTAAATCATGACAAGCCGCGACCACACCGCCGACCGGGTCTGGGAGCAGACCCTGCAACAGATCCGCAGCACCCGCGCCCGGCGCAGGCTGCGCCGCACCGCGCTCACCGCCGGTGCCACGGCCGCCCTCGCGTGCGCCGGGCTTTTGTTCCCCGCAGGCAGACCTTCCGCCGTTCAGCCGCCGGAAATCGTCCTTCGTGTCGACCCGCCCACCGAAGCAGGGAGGGCAACGCTCGTCGCCTTGATCTGGCGTGATGGCCATCCGGCCTTGGAGCAACTGGATCCCGATGAGCTGGGCTACCCGGACATCCCCTTCAGCCTGGAGCCCGTGCTGGCCTACTCGGACGCCCGGTGGGACGCGTTTTGAACCTGTCATCGCCCTTTTGGATGGAAAGAATCCCTCGCCTCCGAACGTTGGTGCGGCGTATTGCTTTATTCATGATGAAACGCCGCTCGCTCTTCACGATGGTTCCTGCCGCTTCGGCCCTGCTCGCCCTGCGCTCGAATGGCAAGCCGATCCCCCAAGACGCGCTCACCGCCGCCGGGTTCACGATCTCCGTCCAGTGCTGGTCCTTCAAGGAATTCACCCTCTGGGAAGCGATCGCCATGGCTGCGGCCGCAGGTGCTTCCGCCGTGGAAGTCTTCCCGGGTCAGAAGATCGGCGGCGATCTGGGCGACAATAAGCTCGATCCCTCCCTTTCCGACGAGGATATCACGAAGCTGCTGGCCTATGCGAAGGAGCAA
This portion of the Luteolibacter luteus genome encodes:
- a CDS encoding RNA polymerase sigma factor, translating into MEEEIVTLTRDMIACKEEAWCRFHERYYPLLLAQAIARGIPAADAPDIVQGVYLRVLRHGKAFRDSGNLEAWLACLTRCETIDAVRRSKRRSWLGERFQQWQEARRDVHAADITDLDQALESLDDSERRLLSRHYLEGWSQEEIASEQSTSTKAVESKLARLRRRLRGELENLNTCKS